A genome region from Myroides fluvii includes the following:
- a CDS encoding N-acetyltransferase encodes MIRLFKTEDSRAVVDLWYEASILAHDFIDASYWQEKKADMEQIYIPSSETYVYEQEHCIVGFVSLVENYIAAIFVAPNEQGKGIGKELMQFIKQKRSTLELGVYAKNTNSIAFYEKQGFVVVEEKLDESTGEREVVMEYK; translated from the coding sequence ATGATACGATTATTTAAAACAGAAGACAGCAGGGCTGTGGTTGACCTTTGGTATGAAGCATCGATCCTTGCACATGATTTTATTGACGCCAGTTATTGGCAGGAGAAAAAAGCGGATATGGAACAAATTTACATACCGAGCAGTGAAACTTATGTCTATGAACAAGAGCATTGTATAGTAGGTTTTGTATCTTTGGTAGAGAATTATATCGCAGCGATATTCGTTGCTCCAAATGAACAAGGAAAGGGAATAGGCAAGGAGTTAATGCAGTTCATCAAGCAAAAACGATCAACGTTGGAGTTGGGCGTTTATGCAAAAAACACCAATTCAATTGCCTTTTACGAGAAACAAGGTTTTGTTGTTGTTGAAGAAAAGCTAGATGAGTCAACTGGAGAACGAGAAGTTGTGATGGAATATAAATAA
- a CDS encoding Crp/Fnr family transcriptional regulator has translation MSFFSRVDLPLEELLSDTSVALIEQTLTPIVLPKGYRLLEDKEGSKHAYLIKKGIVRIFVTTECKEITFEFAREKDILSTSLGYFYQSLSYECFELLEDTTLYQIDLEAMKQLFYESLEICNWARQFTELNAIKTQKQLIDILVLTPEDRYLHLMKHDKTLFQRVSLKQIASYIGISPISLSRIRARIK, from the coding sequence ATGTCATTCTTTAGTCGAGTCGATTTACCTTTAGAAGAACTGTTAAGTGATACTAGCGTTGCGCTGATTGAGCAAACGCTTACTCCTATTGTGTTGCCTAAAGGTTATCGCTTGTTAGAGGATAAAGAAGGGAGCAAGCATGCCTATCTTATTAAAAAGGGAATCGTTCGTATTTTTGTTACGACAGAATGCAAAGAAATAACCTTTGAATTTGCTAGAGAAAAAGACATTTTAAGTACCTCATTGGGGTATTTTTATCAATCTCTTAGCTATGAGTGTTTCGAATTGTTGGAGGATACCACGCTCTATCAAATTGATTTAGAGGCGATGAAGCAACTGTTTTATGAATCTCTTGAAATATGCAATTGGGCTAGACAATTTACCGAACTCAATGCTATTAAAACTCAAAAGCAATTGATCGATATTCTGGTCTTAACCCCAGAAGATCGATACCTTCATTTAATGAAACACGATAAGACGCTATTTCAGCGGGTTTCGTTGAAACAGATTGCTTCTTATATTGGGATATCTCCGATTTCGTTGAGTAGAATTCGAGCGAGAATAAAGTAA
- a CDS encoding SIR2 family NAD-dependent protein deacylase, protein MEKRLVVLSGAGMSAESGIKTFRDADGLWEGHDIMEVASPLGWAKNKDMVLKFYNDRRRQLLTCEPNRAHKAIAELQQHFKTTVITQNVDDLHERAGSKDVIHLHGELLKVRSESNEQLVYPWTTDLTALDRNEHGHSLRPHIVWFGEMVPELERAIPYVEAADVILIIGTSLQVYPAASLLDFAQPDALVYYIDLHPASTKHFNRKIEVLAEKASVGMIQIQETLIEFSQMI, encoded by the coding sequence ATGGAAAAACGTTTAGTGGTGCTTTCAGGAGCGGGAATGAGTGCAGAAAGTGGAATAAAAACCTTTCGCGATGCTGATGGGCTATGGGAAGGCCATGATATTATGGAAGTGGCTTCTCCCCTTGGTTGGGCCAAAAACAAAGACATGGTTTTAAAATTTTACAACGATCGTCGTCGTCAGTTGTTGACTTGTGAGCCCAATAGGGCGCATAAGGCTATTGCGGAACTACAACAACATTTTAAGACCACCGTAATCACACAAAATGTCGATGATTTACACGAACGCGCAGGAAGTAAAGATGTCATTCACTTACATGGTGAATTACTCAAAGTACGCAGTGAAAGTAACGAGCAACTCGTCTACCCTTGGACAACTGATTTAACAGCTTTAGATCGCAATGAACACGGGCATAGTTTACGTCCGCATATCGTTTGGTTTGGCGAAATGGTTCCCGAATTAGAACGCGCCATCCCTTATGTAGAAGCAGCGGATGTTATTTTGATTATCGGAACTTCATTGCAAGTATATCCAGCGGCTTCCTTACTCGATTTTGCACAACCAGATGCTTTGGTTTACTATATAGATTTGCACCCTGCATCTACCAAACACTTCAATCGCAAGATTGAAGTGCTCGCCGAAAAAGCTTCTGTTGGCATGATACAGATCCAAGAAACATTAATCGAATTCAGTCAAATGATATAA
- a CDS encoding TrmH family RNA methyltransferase yields the protein MNISNKLFQDKEYLAYLETFLTENRVERFKEVLANRTNHITVVAEDVYQLHNTSAVMRSCEVFGVQGLHVVEQKFGKRIDKQIALGAEKWVDIHRYNSVQGSIDAIKAKGYKIVATTPHGTAQSLDKFDLSAPVAIFFGTEKSGLSPEVIEQADDFITIPMVGFTESLNISVSAAIIIQSLTTRLRESDVQWQLTEEELLVKRIDWARKSIKDIDFVTERFLNGL from the coding sequence ATGAATATTTCAAACAAGCTATTTCAAGACAAGGAATACTTAGCTTATTTAGAAACTTTTTTAACAGAGAACCGAGTAGAGCGATTTAAAGAAGTTTTAGCGAATCGAACCAATCATATTACGGTTGTAGCGGAAGATGTGTATCAATTGCATAATACTAGCGCTGTCATGCGCAGCTGTGAAGTCTTTGGTGTACAAGGACTCCATGTGGTAGAACAAAAATTTGGCAAGCGGATCGATAAGCAAATTGCCCTTGGTGCAGAGAAATGGGTGGATATTCACCGTTATAATTCCGTACAAGGAAGCATTGACGCAATCAAAGCCAAAGGATATAAAATTGTTGCGACTACTCCCCATGGTACAGCACAAAGTTTAGATAAATTTGATTTATCAGCGCCTGTAGCTATTTTTTTTGGTACAGAAAAATCAGGATTATCTCCTGAGGTAATTGAACAAGCGGATGATTTTATTACGATTCCTATGGTAGGCTTTACCGAAAGCCTAAATATCTCTGTTTCTGCAGCGATTATTATTCAAAGCTTAACCACGCGATTGAGAGAATCAGATGTTCAATGGCAATTGACGGAAGAGGAATTATTGGTCAAGCGAATTGATTGGGCAAGAAAGTCAATTAAGGATATTGATTTCGTAACTGAGCGTTTTTTGAATGGTTTATAG
- a CDS encoding TerC family protein translates to MEIFLTADAIVAFITLTFLEIVLGIDNIIFISIVTGKLPEEKRKKATKIGLFLAMFMRIGLLFAITWLIKMKATLFSVDWGWFSAHFNGQALILLAGGIFLIYKSTKEIHEKVAHVQVAEDISSTPNAKQIATKSFGNILVQILLIDLIFSVDSILTAVGMTNGIEGALYIMIAAVIVSVAVMMIFAVPVGTFVNNNPSIQILALSFLILIGFMLTTESMHLSDAKLAGQDVGAVPKGYLYCAIAFSLVVEFINMRIRKRAK, encoded by the coding sequence ATGGAAATTTTTTTAACTGCTGACGCTATTGTAGCGTTTATTACACTAACCTTTTTGGAAATTGTCTTGGGAATTGACAACATCATTTTCATTTCAATTGTAACGGGTAAACTCCCGGAAGAGAAAAGAAAAAAAGCAACTAAAATTGGTTTGTTTTTAGCGATGTTTATGCGAATAGGCTTACTATTTGCCATCACTTGGCTAATCAAAATGAAAGCAACACTCTTTAGCGTTGATTGGGGCTGGTTCAGTGCTCATTTTAATGGTCAAGCACTTATTTTATTGGCGGGAGGAATTTTTCTGATTTACAAATCCACCAAGGAAATACACGAGAAGGTAGCCCATGTCCAAGTCGCTGAAGACATTAGTTCTACCCCTAATGCCAAACAAATTGCAACGAAGTCATTCGGAAACATCCTGGTTCAAATTTTATTGATCGACTTGATTTTCTCTGTAGACAGTATCCTTACCGCAGTGGGAATGACCAACGGTATCGAAGGTGCGTTGTACATTATGATTGCGGCAGTTATTGTTTCGGTAGCGGTAATGATGATTTTTGCTGTTCCTGTAGGAACCTTTGTCAACAACAACCCTTCTATTCAAATCTTGGCGCTTTCTTTCCTTATTTTAATTGGTTTTATGCTGACGACTGAAAGTATGCACTTATCGGATGCAAAATTAGCAGGACAAGATGTAGGTGCTGTACCTAAAGGGTATTTATACTGTGCCATTGCCTTTTCACTCGTTGTTGAGTTTATCAATATGCGAATTCGAAAAAGAGCGAAATAA
- a CDS encoding DNA topoisomerase IV, whose translation MKTKLFYLLPCFALFASCYQQERDCANFRTGKFEFVTEIDGVEKRSTFIRTAEYEIEEFEGKIDTSSIRWINDCEFILQKKNPKNMAEKKAVGIKIITTDGDSCVFEYGLVGDARKERGNLKKIGEL comes from the coding sequence ATGAAAACTAAACTATTCTACCTTTTACCTTGCTTCGCCTTGTTTGCTTCTTGCTACCAACAGGAACGCGATTGTGCAAACTTCCGAACAGGAAAATTTGAGTTTGTTACCGAAATTGACGGTGTTGAAAAAAGATCAACTTTTATTCGCACAGCTGAATATGAAATTGAGGAATTTGAAGGAAAGATCGACACCTCTAGCATTCGATGGATTAACGATTGTGAATTTATTTTACAAAAAAAGAATCCCAAAAATATGGCCGAGAAGAAAGCAGTGGGTATCAAAATCATTACAACCGATGGCGATAGTTGCGTTTTTGAATATGGTTTAGTGGGTGACGCAAGAAAAGAGCGCGGAAACCTTAAAAAAATCGGAGAACTATAA